In Dolichospermum flos-aquae CCAP 1403/13F, the following proteins share a genomic window:
- the psbV gene encoding photosystem II cytochrome c-550 — translation MFKRLIGVVVATILLTLQMVVGTATAMQLDEAIRTVPLNDQGDTVVLSLKQVKEGKRLFNFACAQCHAGGVTKTNQNVGLDPEALAGALPKRNNIVGLVDYIKNPTTYDGETEISEIHPSIKSADIFPQMRNLTEDDLVAISGHILLQPKVVGAKWGGGKIYY, via the coding sequence ATGTTTAAAAGACTAATTGGTGTTGTTGTTGCTACTATTTTGCTGACATTACAGATGGTTGTCGGTACTGCAACAGCAATGCAACTAGATGAAGCTATCCGTACGGTGCCATTAAATGATCAAGGTGATACCGTCGTTCTCAGTTTAAAACAAGTCAAAGAAGGCAAAAGACTCTTTAATTTTGCTTGCGCTCAATGCCATGCTGGTGGTGTAACTAAGACTAACCAAAACGTGGGACTTGACCCAGAAGCTTTGGCAGGAGCTTTACCTAAACGCAATAATATTGTAGGTTTGGTGGACTATATCAAAAATCCCACTACCTATGATGGTGAAACCGAGATTTCTGAAATCCACCCCAGTATCAAGAGTGCGGATATTTTCCCACAAATGCGAAATCTGACGGAAGATGACTTGGTGGCTATCTCTGGACATATTCTCCTCCAACCAAAAGTTGTTGGGGCTAAATGGGGTGGCGGTAAAATTTATTACTAA
- the dnaN gene encoding DNA polymerase III subunit beta, which yields MKLICSQSDLSSNLSLVSRAVPSRPTHPVLANILLQADAETNQVSLTAFDLSLGIRTSFTAEVLEGGTIALPAKLLVDITSRLPEGEITLDDQSGDNTGEGIIVTLKPKSGRYQVRAMGAEEFPELPVIENAEAITLTTAALIEGLKGSLFATSSDETKQVLTGVHLTLKQDTLEFAATDGHRLAVLETTNERPVEGSEQVEVTVPARALRELQRMLGHNSTSEETVAVYLDQGQVVFAWQNQRLTSRTLEGQYPAYRQLIPRQFERQVTLERKQFISTLERIAVLADQKNNIVKVSIDHANQEITLSCEAQDVGSGTESMPAQISGEDIDIAFNVKYLMEGLKELPSSEIQMHLNQSLTPVIFTPLGGLKMTYLAMPVQLRN from the coding sequence ATGAAATTAATCTGTTCTCAAAGTGATCTTAGTAGCAATCTTTCCCTCGTCAGTCGTGCAGTCCCGTCCAGACCAACTCACCCTGTCCTTGCCAATATTTTATTACAAGCAGATGCCGAAACTAATCAAGTCAGTTTAACAGCCTTTGACCTCAGTTTAGGTATCCGTACCAGTTTTACTGCTGAGGTATTAGAAGGTGGGACAATTGCTCTCCCTGCCAAACTGCTTGTAGATATCACCTCTCGCTTACCAGAAGGGGAAATTACCCTTGATGACCAATCAGGAGATAATACTGGAGAAGGTATAATTGTTACTCTCAAACCCAAAAGTGGACGTTATCAAGTGCGGGCTATGGGTGCAGAAGAATTTCCCGAATTACCCGTGATTGAAAACGCCGAAGCAATTACTCTCACTACAGCGGCACTAATTGAAGGGTTGAAAGGTTCTTTATTTGCTACCAGTTCAGATGAAACCAAGCAAGTCCTCACAGGTGTACATTTAACCCTAAAACAAGATACTTTAGAATTTGCAGCCACGGACGGACACCGTTTAGCAGTTTTGGAAACTACTAATGAGCGTCCTGTGGAGGGAAGCGAACAGGTAGAGGTGACAGTACCTGCAAGAGCATTACGAGAGCTACAACGGATGTTGGGACATAATTCCACATCAGAAGAAACTGTAGCTGTCTATCTTGATCAAGGGCAAGTTGTCTTTGCTTGGCAAAATCAACGCTTAACCAGCCGCACTTTAGAAGGACAATATCCCGCTTATCGGCAATTAATTCCTCGGCAATTTGAACGCCAAGTCACATTAGAAAGAAAGCAATTTATCAGCACTTTGGAACGAATTGCTGTATTAGCAGATCAGAAAAATAATATTGTCAAAGTCAGTATTGATCATGCCAATCAAGAAATTACTTTATCTTGTGAAGCGCAAGATGTTGGTAGTGGTACAGAATCAATGCCAGCCCAAATATCTGGAGAAGATATAGACATTGCTTTTAATGTCAAATATCTGATGGAAGGTTTGAAGGAATTACCATCTTCAGAAATTCAAATGCACTTAAATCAAAGTTTAACTCCAGTAATTTTCACGCCTTTGGGTGGTTTGAAAATGACCTATTTAGCTATGCCTGTACAACTGAGAAATTAG
- a CDS encoding DUF1995 family protein, translating to MAELPKTLEDAIAQSTEAVKSALADGMTRIQVELLFPELKFMTVAEQFLPLFTEYESRLKVFFADAGAAALARRDWTDAQFQISDIGTGRAASLEAKIQPEDEIFLFIAPTSVEVPQLEKLCELIGERPVIMLTPRLEDSSVVGIGYTARETRRRFISTIESCYYIRPVDDESALFRCYPGLWEVWLETAGEYQKVAELPKKPSGDELDAILMGGQRENTTDATPTRKPSVFKSLQRFIKALSS from the coding sequence ATGGCTGAACTACCCAAAACCTTAGAAGATGCGATCGCTCAATCAACTGAAGCGGTAAAATCAGCTTTAGCTGATGGTATGACTCGGATTCAAGTTGAGTTATTATTTCCAGAACTCAAATTCATGACAGTTGCAGAACAGTTTCTTCCCCTGTTCACTGAATATGAATCCCGTCTCAAAGTCTTCTTTGCTGATGCTGGTGCGGCTGCATTAGCCCGTCGTGATTGGACAGATGCCCAATTCCAAATTTCCGATATTGGTACAGGTAGGGCTGCATCTTTAGAAGCGAAAATTCAGCCAGAAGATGAAATTTTCCTATTTATTGCTCCCACCTCTGTAGAAGTCCCACAATTAGAAAAGTTGTGTGAACTGATTGGGGAACGTCCCGTCATCATGTTAACACCCAGGCTAGAAGATTCCAGCGTAGTTGGTATTGGTTACACAGCCAGAGAAACCCGTCGTCGCTTCATTAGTACCATCGAATCTTGTTACTATATCCGTCCTGTAGATGATGAATCTGCCCTTTTCCGCTGCTACCCTGGACTATGGGAAGTATGGCTAGAAACAGCGGGTGAATATCAAAAAGTTGCCGAACTCCCTAAAAAACCCTCCGGTGATGAATTAGACGCGATTCTCATGGGGGGACAAAGGGAAAACACTACGGACGCTACACCTACGAGAAAACCCAGTGTGTTTAAGAGTTTGCAACGGTTTATCAAGGCTTTGAGCAGTTAG
- a CDS encoding ParA family protein has product MPAKVVSLINLKGGVAKTTTTVQLAECLASQFSKNVLVIDLDPQTNATIALIGEEKWDELDRKKQTVFQMFQDKLDDTSYFQVQQAIQKGVSNLKLKTLSLLPSSIKLIDIQDNLDEISKKTEGTIAPVAVLKHFIKPYLNNYDYVLIDCPPNLGNITKNGIEISDYFLIPTIPDKLSIYGLPQIIKSIHTFAGKRNFNIRCLGLVITKYQKTSARHNNVIAYELPTRFNDTFRKVNLDPAPIFRNYIPQANQIAEAMDFDMELNTNAFKKKYGYGDLNQYVIKMTKEFIEYAK; this is encoded by the coding sequence ATGCCCGCTAAAGTCGTTAGTCTAATTAATCTCAAAGGTGGAGTCGCTAAAACAACTACTACGGTTCAATTAGCTGAGTGTCTTGCTAGTCAGTTTAGTAAGAATGTATTAGTAATAGACCTTGATCCTCAAACTAATGCTACTATTGCTCTGATTGGTGAAGAAAAATGGGATGAATTAGATAGAAAAAAACAAACTGTATTTCAAATGTTTCAGGATAAATTAGATGACACATCTTATTTTCAAGTTCAACAAGCAATTCAAAAAGGTGTTTCCAATTTAAAACTAAAGACATTAAGCTTATTACCTTCAAGTATTAAATTAATTGATATTCAAGATAATCTTGATGAAATTTCTAAGAAAACAGAAGGGACTATAGCTCCGGTTGCAGTATTGAAACATTTCATCAAGCCTTATTTGAATAATTATGATTATGTTTTGATAGATTGTCCACCGAACTTAGGAAACATTACTAAAAATGGAATTGAGATTAGTGATTATTTTTTAATCCCAACAATTCCTGATAAACTGTCAATATATGGCTTGCCTCAAATTATTAAAAGTATTCATACATTTGCAGGGAAACGCAATTTTAATATTAGATGCTTAGGGCTTGTAATAACTAAATATCAAAAAACATCAGCTAGACATAATAATGTGATAGCCTATGAATTACCCACAAGATTTAACGATACCTTTAGGAAGGTAAATCTAGATCCAGCACCCATTTTTAGAAACTACATACCACAAGCTAATCAGATTGCAGAAGCTATGGACTTTGATATGGAATTAAACACCAATGCCTTTAAAAAAAAGTATGGTTATGGTGATTTGAATCAATATGTAATTAAAATGACTAAGGAGTTTATTGAATATGCTAAATAA
- a CDS encoding DEAD/DEAH box helicase, whose translation MSFSNLGLSPEIVRAVTERGYSQPTPIQKQAIPVVLAGGDIMAGAQTGTGKTASFTLPLLHRLSANKNVPSHSTGFSPIRALILTPTRELAAQVQESVRDYGKYLNLNSMVMFGGVSIGPQKQKLRTRIDILVSTPGRLLDHVQQGTLNLSRVEVLVLDEADRMLDMGFINDIRRILSLLPKQRQNLLFFATFSDKVKTLAAGLVHNPTMIEVARRNVTAATISQKVYHVDRDRKRQLLSHLIRENNWYQVLVFSRTKHGADRLVKQLGEDRIQALAIHGNKSQGARTHALAKFKDGTLQVLVATDIAARGLDISELPHVINYDLPNVPEDYVHRIGRTGRAGAEGQAISLVCVDEHHLLADIEKLIEQRLPKEVVAGFGVNPEIKAEPIPNGRKAPSGGGNQRTRRSAPKSASSKSPRQPSSRTAAGDKKPGSSSPTPRRSGKRR comes from the coding sequence ATGTCTTTTTCTAATCTCGGCTTGTCCCCTGAAATTGTCCGTGCTGTCACTGAGCGGGGATATAGTCAACCCACACCAATCCAGAAACAGGCTATTCCTGTGGTATTGGCTGGTGGTGATATTATGGCTGGAGCGCAAACTGGTACAGGCAAAACTGCCAGCTTCACTTTGCCGCTGTTACATCGGTTATCTGCAAATAAGAACGTTCCCAGTCATTCTACTGGATTTTCCCCAATTCGGGCGTTAATTCTAACTCCTACCCGTGAACTCGCTGCACAGGTGCAAGAAAGTGTCCGTGATTATGGTAAATACTTAAATCTGAATTCAATGGTGATGTTTGGGGGAGTCAGTATTGGTCCCCAAAAACAGAAATTGCGAACCCGCATAGATATCTTGGTTTCCACCCCAGGACGATTGTTAGATCATGTTCAACAAGGGACTCTGAACTTGTCCCGTGTGGAAGTGTTGGTACTGGATGAAGCAGACCGAATGCTGGATATGGGCTTTATTAATGATATTCGCCGCATTCTTTCGCTTTTGCCTAAACAACGCCAGAATTTGCTGTTTTTTGCGACATTCTCAGATAAGGTGAAAACTCTTGCGGCTGGGTTAGTACATAACCCGACAATGATTGAGGTAGCACGTCGGAACGTAACTGCGGCAACGATATCACAGAAAGTTTATCATGTTGACCGCGATCGCAAGCGGCAATTACTTTCTCATCTGATTCGGGAAAATAACTGGTATCAAGTATTAGTGTTTAGCCGCACGAAGCATGGCGCTGACCGGTTGGTGAAGCAGTTGGGTGAAGACCGCATTCAAGCCCTGGCTATTCACGGGAATAAGAGTCAGGGAGCGCGAACACACGCTTTGGCTAAGTTTAAAGATGGGACTTTGCAGGTATTGGTAGCAACGGATATTGCTGCGCGTGGTCTTGATATTAGTGAATTACCTCACGTTATTAATTACGATTTACCTAATGTCCCAGAAGATTATGTGCATCGTATTGGTCGGACTGGACGCGCTGGGGCGGAAGGTCAAGCGATTTCCCTTGTATGTGTTGATGAACATCATTTGTTAGCGGATATTGAGAAACTCATTGAGCAGCGTTTACCGAAAGAAGTGGTGGCTGGTTTTGGAGTCAACCCGGAAATTAAGGCTGAACCAATTCCCAATGGACGCAAAGCTCCTTCTGGTGGTGGGAATCAGCGAACTCGTCGTTCTGCTCCTAAATCTGCTTCTTCAAAATCACCTAGACAGCCTTCTTCACGCACAGCAGCAGGTGATAAAAAGCCTGGTTCTAGTTCTCCTACTCCACGTCGTTCTGGTAAACGTAGGTAA
- a CDS encoding exonuclease domain-containing protein yields the protein MDFVVLDTEGNPNLTELAIVDSQGVLIYEGFCDGNSHGFQNVLNLKSLKTLLTEFLTVVEGKKIICHYAEHDIDILKHSFRQVDLPWQNLQFDCTWILAKDCFPNLESYSLEYLSKYLNLRANNQYFLPNMAHTASYDAKFTYHLYRKIMLENLKKQPNPFTSSRVDTPFQHHPDYTDTYHREFQTLQTALNNIKLDPNHQSKGVVVIGEPGTGKTHLMMRLANERLSSNRLLFIRQPNNAQFVLYHIYSRILESLVEKAGNLPQLYSLIINTFRKIVSLNDRDVTQKDIDILKALYDLEDNSISALSKENTQRKREYWQYIEKTINEWWMSNYAPGSFALSIIKGMVKYCSYTDYKYRNISTRWLAGNVLTDEEAETVGLPNWGEEISKEAFSLEAISVLGKLSVLDEPLIIIFDQLEGLGLPHNQEILLNFGEAIKEIFTHVPNSLIILNLFPDRWEKFQTTFDQSIIGRVSQYQVSLRQPTETEIKSILKVKIQTVDITLEQLFLPEDLDDILGKKPIRAALNRAAKYYDYRVNGISLPDERKLIRELDSNEKIEQQLKFLQQQQQTSMEVLSQLIQAIQSPNAVDLSNLQNRLATYLSGETTIPVNPVIEYLNEHRIELEQKYHNPSIISDGDDVGKLKNIAEALTHIQSFKLSQYRLGKKVLPEHIVIERGNQYHVIAFLEISGTPFTSRISNFNELVINNSQSQFYLIRDERQPGITAKVGKERMQQLENSANGNFVLFNKEDRILFDLIYDLIISIHNKDLEIDLESALTFVTTHQEWYHWIFTKFGFTPPKK from the coding sequence ATGGATTTTGTTGTTTTAGATACTGAAGGAAATCCTAATTTAACTGAATTAGCTATTGTTGATAGTCAAGGTGTGCTAATTTATGAAGGTTTTTGTGATGGTAATTCCCATGGGTTTCAAAATGTTTTAAATCTCAAAAGTCTCAAAACTTTATTAACAGAATTTTTAACTGTTGTTGAAGGTAAAAAAATTATCTGTCACTATGCAGAACATGATATTGATATCCTCAAGCATAGTTTTCGACAAGTTGATTTACCTTGGCAAAATTTACAATTTGATTGTACTTGGATTTTGGCAAAAGACTGTTTTCCAAATTTAGAAAGTTATTCTTTAGAGTATCTGAGTAAATATTTGAATCTGCGAGCTAATAATCAATATTTTCTGCCGAATATGGCACATACCGCTAGTTATGATGCCAAATTTACTTATCATCTTTATAGAAAGATAATGTTAGAAAATCTCAAAAAACAACCTAATCCCTTTACTAGTAGTCGAGTTGATACTCCTTTTCAACATCATCCAGATTATACTGATACTTATCATCGAGAATTCCAGACTTTACAAACTGCTTTAAATAATATTAAATTAGATCCTAATCATCAGAGTAAAGGTGTAGTTGTTATTGGAGAACCAGGTACTGGTAAAACTCATTTAATGATGCGACTTGCTAATGAGAGATTATCAAGTAATAGATTACTATTTATTCGTCAACCGAATAATGCCCAATTTGTACTTTATCATATTTATAGTAGAATTTTAGAATCCCTAGTTGAGAAAGCCGGAAATTTACCTCAATTATACTCTTTAATTATTAACACTTTTCGGAAAATAGTTAGTCTTAATGATAGAGATGTTACACAAAAAGATATAGATATTTTAAAAGCCTTATATGATTTAGAAGATAATAGTATTAGTGCTTTAAGTAAAGAAAATACACAACGAAAACGAGAATATTGGCAATATATAGAAAAGACGATTAATGAATGGTGGATGAGTAATTATGCTCCGGGTAGTTTTGCTTTATCTATCATTAAAGGCATGGTTAAATATTGCAGTTATACAGATTATAAATATAGAAATATTAGCACTCGTTGGTTAGCAGGAAATGTTTTAACTGACGAAGAAGCTGAAACCGTTGGTTTACCAAATTGGGGAGAAGAAATTAGTAAAGAAGCTTTTTCTTTAGAAGCTATTTCAGTTTTAGGTAAATTATCTGTTTTAGATGAACCTTTAATTATTATTTTTGATCAATTAGAAGGTTTAGGACTTCCTCACAATCAAGAAATCTTGTTGAATTTTGGGGAAGCTATCAAAGAAATTTTCACTCATGTTCCCAATAGTTTAATTATCTTGAATTTATTTCCTGATAGGTGGGAAAAATTTCAAACAACATTTGATCAATCTATTATTGGTAGAGTATCTCAATATCAAGTTTCTTTACGTCAACCGACAGAAACGGAAATTAAATCTATTCTCAAGGTGAAAATACAAACAGTAGATATTACCCTAGAACAGTTATTTTTACCTGAAGATTTAGATGATATTTTAGGTAAAAAACCTATTCGTGCGGCTTTAAATCGGGCGGCTAAATACTATGATTATAGAGTTAATGGAATTTCTTTACCAGATGAAAGAAAACTAATTCGGGAATTAGATAGTAATGAAAAAATAGAACAGCAATTAAAATTTTTACAGCAACAGCAACAAACATCAATGGAAGTTTTAAGTCAGCTAATTCAAGCTATACAATCACCTAATGCTGTTGATTTAAGCAACTTACAGAATAGATTAGCAACTTATTTATCTGGTGAAACTACAATTCCCGTAAATCCTGTAATTGAATATCTGAATGAACATAGAATTGAGTTAGAACAAAAATATCATAATCCATCTATTATTAGTGATGGTGATGATGTTGGTAAATTGAAAAATATTGCTGAAGCTTTAACTCATATCCAGTCATTTAAATTAAGCCAATATCGTTTAGGGAAAAAGGTATTACCAGAACATATTGTTATTGAAAGAGGAAATCAGTATCATGTAATTGCTTTTTTAGAAATTAGTGGTACTCCCTTTACGAGTCGGATTAGTAATTTCAATGAATTAGTTATTAATAATTCTCAAAGCCAATTTTATTTAATCAGAGATGAACGTCAACCAGGCATTACTGCTAAAGTCGGTAAAGAAAGAATGCAACAACTAGAAAACAGTGCTAATGGGAATTTTGTTCTCTTCAATAAAGAAGATAGAATTCTCTTTGATTTGATTTATGATCTAATTATCAGTATTCATAATAAAGATTTAGAGATAGATTTGGAATCAGCTTTAACTTTTGTTACTACTCATCAAGAATGGTATCACTGGATTTTTACAAAGTTTGGTTTTACTCCACCCAAAAAATAA
- a CDS encoding acetate kinase gives MKILVLNAGSSSQKSCLYDITSPIPNVAPQPLWEGKINWIQDQNQAEITVKTATGAKLQETISGDSRQVQFTHLLSTLINGETKVIDDLLAIDAVGHRVVHGGEDYQDAVIITEDVKQAIAHLCNLAPAHNPAALAGIEAIENSLGNIPQIAVFDTGFHHTLPDAAAIYPIPYQLVEQGIRRYGFHGISHQYCANRAAEILGQDLPSLRIITCHLGNGCSLAAIKNGCSIDTTMGFTPLDGLMMGSRSGSIDPGILIYLLRQYNYSSQELDNVLNKASGLKGISGISSDLREVIAAKDQGNQRAQLAWDIYVHRLRAGIGAMLASLAGLDVLVFTAGVGENSPGIRQAACEALGFLGLKIDADKNQHQPIDVDIATSDSTVRVLAIETQEDWAIAQKCCQLVQQ, from the coding sequence ATGAAAATACTCGTCCTCAATGCCGGTTCTAGCAGCCAAAAGAGTTGTTTATATGATATAACATCCCCAATTCCTAATGTAGCCCCCCAACCCCTTTGGGAAGGGAAAATAAATTGGATTCAGGACCAAAATCAGGCAGAAATTACAGTTAAAACCGCTACAGGTGCAAAACTGCAAGAAACCATTTCTGGTGATTCTCGACAGGTGCAATTTACTCATTTGTTATCTACTCTTATCAATGGTGAAACCAAGGTAATTGATGATTTATTAGCCATAGATGCGGTAGGACATCGGGTAGTACATGGTGGTGAAGACTACCAAGATGCTGTGATAATTACTGAAGATGTGAAACAGGCGATCGCTCACCTATGTAATCTAGCCCCAGCCCATAATCCAGCCGCTTTAGCTGGCATTGAAGCCATTGAAAATAGTCTGGGAAATATCCCCCAGATTGCAGTTTTTGATACCGGATTTCACCACACGTTACCCGATGCCGCAGCCATCTATCCTATCCCCTATCAATTAGTTGAACAAGGTATCCGTCGTTACGGCTTTCATGGCATCAGTCATCAGTATTGTGCAAATCGAGCAGCGGAAATTCTTGGTCAAGATTTACCATCTCTACGGATAATTACCTGTCATTTAGGTAATGGTTGTTCTTTAGCCGCCATCAAAAATGGTTGCAGTATTGACACAACAATGGGATTTACTCCCCTAGATGGTTTAATGATGGGTAGCCGCAGTGGTTCAATTGATCCAGGGATTTTAATTTATTTACTGCGACAGTATAATTACTCTAGTCAAGAATTAGATAATGTGTTAAATAAGGCTTCTGGATTAAAAGGTATTTCTGGAATATCGAGTGATTTAAGGGAGGTGATAGCCGCAAAAGACCAAGGTAATCAACGCGCTCAACTAGCTTGGGATATATACGTACATCGTCTCCGGGCTGGTATCGGGGCAATGTTGGCTAGTTTAGCAGGTTTAGATGTTTTAGTTTTTACTGCTGGAGTCGGCGAAAACTCCCCAGGAATCCGTCAAGCTGCTTGTGAAGCCTTGGGATTTTTGGGACTAAAAATTGATGCTGATAAAAACCAGCACCAACCTATTGATGTTGATATTGCCACATCTGATTCAACCGTGCGAGTATTAGCCATAGAAACTCAAGAAGATTGGGCAATAGCTCAAAAATGTTGCCAATTGGTGCAACAATAA
- a CDS encoding ISAs1-like element ISAsp2 family transposase — MKLPPKITIVDHFKDLEDKRVERTKRHKLIDIVTIAICAVICGVDSWVLMEAYGKKKEKWLKQFLELPNGIPSHDTFARVFARIDPQQFQNCFLSWIKSINKITEGEVIAIDGKTLRHSYDKGKDKGAIHMVSAWATSNKLVLGQCKVEEKSNKITAIPELIKVLDIAGCLVTIDAMGCQKEIVKSIAEKSGEYIIALKKNQGNLYKNVEEIFKEAISKGFEGFKYSEFHTKEDKHGREEIRHYLMLSDIEERIDTDKKWVNLQSVGMVEYIRKVNGKTKVETGYYISSLTNNAKLLGESVRTHWGIENSLHWVLDVAFREDDCRIRKDNAPQNFAVIRHIAVNLLGKEKSQKLGTKSKQFCAGWDDEYLEKILECI, encoded by the coding sequence ATGAAGCTACCACCAAAAATCACAATAGTAGATCACTTTAAAGATTTAGAAGATAAAAGAGTTGAGAGAACAAAAAGGCATAAATTAATAGATATAGTAACCATTGCGATTTGTGCAGTGATCTGTGGAGTAGATAGTTGGGTATTGATGGAGGCTTATGGAAAAAAGAAAGAAAAATGGCTAAAACAATTTTTAGAACTTCCAAACGGGATTCCATCTCATGATACATTCGCCAGAGTATTTGCGAGAATAGATCCGCAACAATTTCAGAATTGTTTTTTGAGTTGGATAAAATCTATCAATAAAATTACAGAAGGAGAAGTCATAGCAATAGATGGGAAAACATTAAGGCATTCATATGATAAAGGAAAGGATAAAGGTGCGATTCACATGGTAAGTGCATGGGCAACTAGTAATAAATTAGTATTAGGACAATGTAAAGTAGAAGAAAAGTCAAATAAAATAACAGCCATACCGGAATTAATTAAAGTATTAGATATAGCCGGATGTTTAGTAACGATTGATGCGATGGGGTGTCAAAAAGAGATAGTAAAATCAATTGCAGAAAAATCAGGCGAATATATTATCGCACTCAAAAAGAATCAAGGTAATTTATATAAGAATGTAGAAGAAATCTTCAAAGAAGCTATATCTAAAGGGTTTGAGGGATTCAAATATAGTGAATTTCATACAAAAGAAGACAAACATGGAAGAGAAGAGATTCGTCATTATCTCATGTTATCAGACATAGAAGAAAGAATAGATACTGATAAGAAATGGGTAAATCTTCAAAGTGTAGGAATGGTAGAATATATACGAAAAGTTAATGGAAAAACGAAGGTTGAGACAGGCTATTATATAAGTAGTTTGACAAATAATGCGAAATTACTAGGAGAATCAGTCCGCACTCATTGGGGTATAGAGAATTCATTACACTGGGTTTTAGATGTAGCTTTTAGAGAAGATGATTGTCGGATAAGAAAGGATAATGCACCACAAAACTTTGCAGTTATTCGTCATATAGCAGTTAATCTTTTAGGAAAAGAAAAAAGCCAAAAACTAGGAACTAAAAGTAAGCAGTTTTGTGCAGGATGGGATGATGAATATTTAGAGAAGATTTTAGAATGTATCTGA
- a CDS encoding recombinase family protein: MKYLTPEQVYKQFGYHPKTTAEWADLGKIECIRSPGGHRRYPESAFIKTVSMDKERVLYARVSTKAQLLDLDTQIDFLGKTHIPHPKLSQIKKALKVVHNN; the protein is encoded by the coding sequence ATGAAATACCTAACCCCAGAACAAGTTTACAAACAATTTGGCTATCACCCTAAGACAACGGCAGAATGGGCTGACTTAGGGAAAATAGAATGTATCCGTTCCCCTGGGGGACATCGGAGATATCCAGAGTCAGCATTCATCAAAACAGTCTCAATGGATAAAGAGAGGGTTCTTTATGCCCGTGTCAGCACAAAAGCCCAGTTGTTAGACCTTGACACACAAATAGATTTTTTAGGTAAAACCCACATTCCGCACCCCAAACTGTCACAGATCAAAAAAGCCCTTAAAGTAGTACATAATAACTAA
- a CDS encoding 3-deoxy-7-phosphoheptulonate synthase codes for MIHKLINTNIKSSHVLPTPNEVKAKLPVTKTAENTILKFRQEIEHILDFQDRRKFIVVGPCSIHDPKAAIEYGENLLGLAEKVQDKLLLIMRVYFEKPRTTVGWKGLINDPKMDDSFHVEEGISIARNLLLKLTELGLPTATEALDPIIPQYISELVSWSAIGARTTESQTHREMASGLSMPVGFKNGTDGNIQVAVNALKSANTPHHFLGINQKGQVSVFQTKGNAHGHVILRGGTQPNFDAENIKLVEEQLKAANLSPRIVVDCSHGNTNKDYRLQSIVFENIIQQIIDGNNSIVGMMLESNLYEGSQPITGKREDLQYGVSVTDKCINWQETERIILAAHAKLA; via the coding sequence ATGATCCACAAATTAATTAACACTAACATTAAGAGTTCTCATGTTTTACCAACTCCTAATGAAGTGAAGGCAAAATTACCTGTAACGAAAACTGCTGAAAATACAATTTTAAAATTCAGACAAGAAATAGAACATATTCTAGATTTTCAAGACCGACGTAAATTCATTGTCGTCGGTCCTTGTTCAATTCATGATCCAAAAGCAGCCATAGAATATGGAGAAAACTTGCTAGGTTTAGCCGAAAAAGTTCAGGATAAACTGCTGCTAATTATGCGGGTTTATTTTGAAAAACCCCGAACTACAGTAGGCTGGAAAGGATTAATTAATGATCCAAAAATGGATGATTCTTTTCATGTAGAAGAAGGAATTTCAATTGCCAGGAACTTACTATTAAAGTTGACAGAGTTAGGATTACCAACTGCCACAGAAGCACTTGATCCCATCATCCCTCAATATATCAGTGAATTGGTATCTTGGTCAGCAATTGGCGCAAGAACCACCGAATCACAAACACACCGAGAAATGGCCAGTGGTTTATCTATGCCGGTGGGGTTTAAAAATGGTACAGACGGGAATATTCAAGTTGCCGTAAATGCGCTTAAATCAGCGAACACACCCCATCATTTCCTGGGTATCAATCAAAAAGGACAAGTGAGTGTATTTCAAACTAAAGGAAATGCTCATGGCCATGTAATCTTGCGTGGAGGAACTCAGCCTAATTTTGATGCAGAGAACATTAAACTAGTAGAAGAACAATTAAAAGCAGCCAACTTATCACCAAGAATAGTTGTTGATTGTAGTCATGGTAATACCAACAAAGATTATAGATTACAATCCATAGTCTTTGAAAATATTATTCAGCAAATAATAGATGGCAATAATTCCATCGTCGGCATGATGCTAGAATCGAACTTGTACGAAGGTAGCCAACCGATAACCGGAAAACGAGAAGACTTGCAATATGGTGTTTCCGTAACAGATAAATGTATCAATTGGCAAGAAACAGAAAGAATTATTTTGGCTGCTCATGCTAAATTGGCGTAA